One Setaria viridis chromosome 3, Setaria_viridis_v4.0, whole genome shotgun sequence DNA window includes the following coding sequences:
- the LOC117847233 gene encoding GATA transcription factor 9: protein MEVAAECAGGARVKKEADLFLVDDLLDLPCDEEEEVQEAVVEEGEGEGGKAGVCGSGAGGEEGAAGNASNDSSTVTVLDSCSNSLSGLADGDFSGGLVEPYDQLAELEWLSNYMGEDNFPTEDLKKLQLITGIPPASSSAAATASVPAPAAAAAPPAGGVLPPEAPVPGKARSKRSRIAPCSWASRLLVLPPPPASPPSPASAAISPSESGTAAPAFPAKKPSKPAKKKELLTTPAPNAAAAAAAAAASAGEGRRCLHCETDKTPQWRTGPLGPKTLCNACGVRYKSGRLVPEYRPAASPTFVVSKHSNSHRKVLELRRQKEAHLHPHHQYQPQPQAMGHVGAGAAGGLMHAPSPLLFDGPTGPLIGDDFLIHNRIGPDFRQLI, encoded by the exons ATGGAGGTGGCGGCCGAgtgcgccggcggcgcgagggTCAAGAAGGAGGCGGACCTCTTCCTCGTCGACGACCTCCTGGACCTGCCgtgcgacgaggaggaggaggtgcaggaggcggtggtggaagagggggagggggagggtggTAAGGCGGGGGTTTgtggctccggcgccggcggtgaggagggtGCCGCGGGGAACGCGTCCAACGACTCGTCGACTGTGACGGTACTGGATAGCTGCAGCAACTCCCTCTCCGGTCTCGCCGACGGGGACTTCTCCGGCGGGCTTGTCGAGCCG TACGACCAATTGGCGGAGCTGGAATGGCTGTCCAACTACATGGGCGAGGACAACTTCCCCACGGAGGACCTCAAGAAACTGCAGCTCATCACCGGCatcccgccggcctcctcctccgccgccgccacggcgtccGTTCCCgctcccgcggccgccgcggcgccgcccgccggcggcgtgctGCCACCGGAGGCGCCCGTGCCAGGCAAGGCGCGCAGCAAGCGCTCCCGCATCGCGCCATGCAGCTGGGCCTCCCGCCTGCTCGTGCTCCCGCCCcctcccgcgtcgccgccgtccccggcgTCCGCGGCCATCTCGCCGTCCGAGTCCGgcaccgcggcgccggcgttcCCGGCCAAGAAACCGTCGAAGCCCGCCAAGAAGAAGGAACTGCTGACAACCCCGGCgccgaacgccgccgccgccgccgccgcggcggctgcgtcggccggggaggggaggaggtgccTGCACTGCGAGACCGACAAGACGCCGCAGTGGAGGACGGGGCCCCTGGGCCCCAAGACGCTGTGCAACGCGTGCGGCGTCCGGTACAAGTCCGGGCGCCTCGTGCCGGAGTACCGCCCGGCGGCGAGCCCGACCTTCGTGGTGTCGAAGCACTCCAACTCCCACCGCAAGGTGCTCGAGCTGCGCCGCCAGAAGGAGGCGCACCTGCACCCGCACCACCAGtaccagccgcagccgcaggcgATGGGGCACgtgggcgccggggccgccggcggcctaATGCACGCGCCCAGCCCGCTGCTGTTCGACGGGCCAACGGGGCCACTCATCGGCGACGACTTCTTGATCCACAACCGCATAGGGCCGGACTTCCGTCAGCTCATCTAG